The proteins below are encoded in one region of Populus alba chromosome 2, ASM523922v2, whole genome shotgun sequence:
- the LOC118042137 gene encoding uncharacterized protein isoform X2 — protein MIELSSTVPSQIRFLLHSLNEANVDSVFHDLCQFMEYELEGSILTLQTCLDYLKTDLKNMHLEPVLASVFKFVLDKPNFATVFCQSLKSTEITEDFLETLSNLLKLSVAEKIGTGLALSESENADTRMFAKKFCLAKIEELCANPVPMNSVEQIQNIVMFLQRSEGLSKHVDSFMQMLSLMQSKDVVPFVLTPLISDEWREANFLRNMDLFHGSTDTEFDAILAEMEEEMSLGDIVKELGYGCTFDVLHCKEILSPFLPLTEVTISKILGTIARNLTGLEDNQSTFSTFGLALGCNITTDLPQLSSWDIDVLVKTIKQLAPGTNWIQVIENLDHEGFYIPNEEAFSFLMSIYRQTCQDPFPLHAIYGSLWKNTEGQLSFLKHAVLAPPEVFTFAHSGRQLNYIDSLHGHKLQVGHSNHAWVCLDLLDMLCQLAERGHASSVRSMLEYPLKHCPELLLLGMSHINTAYSLLQYEVSFMVFPLIIKSAAGSGMMLYLWHLNPNLVLRGFVDAHNVEPNIMTEILDACQELKILSSVLDTIPFPSGIRLAALASRKELIDLEKWLGNNLITYKDSFFEECLKFLKEIQPGGSQDFSAKPIHPQSTIVNLYSETSSSFLKVLKAHTSLVISTQLSEEMERLHVTVMDSNPRLQNGSSADSSTPDGFSDDVEAEANSYFHQMFSGHLTIDSMVQMLARFKESSVKREQLIFECMIGNLFEEYRFFPKYPERQLKIAALLFGSVIKHQLVTHLTLGIALRGVLDALRKPPDSKMFVFGTKALEKFVDRLIEWPQYCNHILQISHLRGTHAELVAFIERALARISSGHLESDGINNASAAHHHGLSQAASVNGESNSINIQQAGQQLSSTLHLQQRHESSLDDRLKASAAPFNETKQFASVAPFNESKQFLSSSVQSSVAPSSDVSSIQKGTVTSSALLSSPGFVRPSRVTSTRFGSALNIETLMAAAERRETPIEAPGSEIHDKVSFMINNISVANVEAKAKEFTELLKEQYYPWFAQYMVMKRASIEPNFHDLYLKFLDKVNSKALNKEIVQASYENCKVLLGSELIKSSSEERSLLKNLGSWLGKLTIGRNQVLRAREIDPKSLIMEAYEKGLMIAVIPFTSKVLEPCQNSLAYQPPNPWTMGILGLLAEIYSMPNLKMNLKFDIEVLFKNLGVDMKDIAPTSLLKDRKREIEGNPDFSNKDVGASQPQMLPEVKSGIISPLNHVELPLEVAGPPNSGVHTHMLSQYTSPVHLSSGTLMEDEKLAALGLSDQLPSAQGLFQATPSQSTFPASQLPTAIPNIGTHVIINQKLNSWGLNVHFQRLVPAVMDRAIKDIVSGIVQRSVSIATQTTKELVLKDYAMESDETRIYNAAHLMVASLAGSLAHVTCKEPLRSSISSQLRNSVQGFSLTSEILEHAVQLVTNDNLDLGCAVIEQAATDKAIQTIDTEIAQQLQRRKHRDGVGPAFFDANMYTQSSMGVVPEALRPKPGHLTVSQQRVYEDFVRLPWQNQSSQSSNVIPTGSASSGATGPASAYGSVSLDVASEAIESNSAALLSATADGVIQQSFENNSTSASISATTSSELISVESSDVVKEAGVSSQPSSSSVASERVGSSIADASLNTRDALDKYQIIAQKLETLVTSDSREAEIQGLVAEVPEIISRCVSRDEAALAVAQKVFKGLYENASNSFHVNACLAILAAIRDVCKLVVKELTSWVIYSDEERKFNKDITLGLMRSELLNLAEYNVHMAKLIDGGRNKAATDFAVSLIQALIVEESSVISELHNLVDALAKLAAKPGSSESLQQLIEIARNPGVNAATLTSPALGKEDKTRQSRDKPSNQLIASREDYSNTEPVEPDGFHEQVSILFAEWYRICELPGANDAASAQYILQLHRNGLLKGDEMTDRFFRVLMELSVAHCLSSEVINSSVLQSPHQMQNLSFLVIDIYAKLVIAILKVEQGSSKLFPLSKILSITVKFIQKDSEDKKNSFNARPYFRLFISWLQDLLSPEPVVDGVNFQILTAFAGAFHNLQPLKVPGFSYVWLSLVSHRSFMPRLLIGNAQKGWPYVQRLLVDLFQFLEPYLRNAELAVPVHLLYKGTLRVLLVLLHDFPEFLCDYHFTFCDVIPPSCIQMRNIILSAFPLNMRLPDPSTPNLKIDLLPEIREPPHILSEVDAALKVKQMKADVDEYLKTRQQGSSFLTELKQRLLLSPSEAASAGTRYNVPLINSLVLYAGMQAIQQLQARTSHGQSAGNTVPLAVFLVDAALDIYQMLILDLDTEGRYLFLNAVANQLRYPNNHTHYFSFVLLYLFAESNQEIIQEQITRVLLERLIVNRPHPWGLLITFIELIKNPRYNFWNRSFIRCAPEIEKLFESVARSCGGLKPMDDSMVSGWVSESAH, from the exons ATGATTGAGCTATCTTCAACAGTACCGAGTCAGATTCGGTTCCTCCTTCACTCCTTGAACGAAGCTAACGTCGATTCCGTCTTTCATGACCTCTGCCAG TTTATGGAGTATGAACTTGAAGGAAGTATTTTGACGCTCCAAACATGTTTGGATTATTTGAAGACTGACTTGAAAAACATGCATTTGGAACCTGTACTTGCATCGGTTTTCaagtttgttttggacaaaccCAATTTCGCTACCGTGTTTTGTCAGTCTTTAAAAAGTACGGAGATCACTGAAGATTTCTTAGAGACGCTGTCCAATTTATTGAAGTTATCTGTGGCTGAGAAAATTGGCACCGGTCTCGCGCTCTCTGAATCAGAGAATGCTGATACCAGGATGTTCG CTAAGAAGTTCTGTTTGGCTAAAATTGAGGAATTGTGTGCAAATCCTGTTCCAATGAACTCTGTTGAGCAAATTCAGAATATTGTTATGTTCCTCCAGCGGTCTGAGGGGCTTTCCAAGCATGTCGATAGCTTTATGCAGATGTTGTCGTTAATGCAGTCCAAAGATGTTGTCCCTTTTGTTTTAACTCCGTTGATTTCTGATGAATGGCGTGAGGCCAATTTTTTGAG GAATATGGATCTCTTCCATGGGAGTACAGATACTGAATTTGATGCTATTTTAGCTGAAATGGAGGAGGAGATGAGCCTGGGAGATATTGTGAAAGAGTTAGGCTATGGATGCACATTTGATGTGTTGCACTGCAAAGAAATATTATCCCCTTTTCTACCACTGACAGAAGTTACCATCTCTAAGATACTTGGAACAATTGCCCGCAACCTTACCGGTCTTGAGGACAACCAGAGCACATTTTCAACGTTTGGCTTGGCTCTTGGTTGTAACATTACAACTGATCTTCCACAGTTAAGCTCATGGGACATTGATGTCCTTGTAAAGACTATCAAGCAACTT GCTCCTGGTACTAACTGGATTCAAGTTATTGAAAACCTGGATCATGAAGGATTTTACATACCTAATGAGGAGGCATTCTCCTTTCTGATGTCTATATATAGACAGACATGCCAG GATCCGTTCCCTCTCCATGCCATCTATGGGTCTCTTTGGAAGAATACTGAAGGTCAGCTATCTTTTCTGAAACATGCAGTACTGGCACCACCAGAAGTGTTCACCTTTGCCCATTCTGGAAGGCAGCTG AACTATATTGATTCTTTGCATGGCCATAAGCTTCAAGTTGGGCATTCTAATCATGCGTGGGTGTGCCTTGACCTTTTGGATATGCTTTGTCAATTGGCTGAGAGGGGTCATGCTAGTTCTGTCCGATCAATGCTTGAGTATCCTCTCAAACACTGTCCAGAACTGTTGCTTCTTGGGATGTCACATATCAAT ACTGCCTACAGCCTCCTCCAATATGAAGTGTCTTTTATGGTTTTCCCTCTTATAATCAAAAGTGCTGCTGGTAGTGGTATGATGCTTTACCTCTGGCATCTGAACCCTAATCTTGTGTTGCGGGGATTTGTAGATGCTCACAATGTTGAACCAAACATCATGACTGAGATATTGGATGCTTGCCAAGAGCTAAAG ATTTTGTCATCGGTGTTAGACACGATTCCCTTTCCTTCTGGTATCAGATTAGCAGCCCTCGCTTCAAGAAAAGAGCTTATAGACCTTGAAAAGTGGCTGGgtaataatttaattacataCAAGGATTCATTCTTCGAG GAATGTCTCAAGTTTCTCAAGGAGATTCAGCCTGGTGGATCACAGGATTTTTCTGCCAAACCTATTCATCCTCAAAGTACCATTGTGAATCTTTATTCAGAGACTAGTTCATCCTTCCTGAAG GTCCTTAAAGCCCATACCAGCTTAGTTATATCTACCCAACTTTCTGAGGAAATGGAAAGGTTGCATGTAACAGTTATGGACTCTAATCCAAGGCTGCAGAATGGTAGCTCGGCAGATTCATCTACCCCTGATGGGTTTTCGGATGATGTTGAGGCAGAGGCAAACTCTTATTTCCATCAAATGTTTTCTGGTCATCTGACAATAGATTCCATGGTTCAAATGCTTGCTCGATTCAAGGAATCTTCTGTGAAAAG GGAACAATTGATTTTTGAGTGCATGATTGGCAATCTATTTGAAGAATATAGATTCTTCCCAAAATATCCAGAAAGGCAACTAAAAATTGCTGCTCTTCTTTTTG GTTCTGTTATCAAGCACCAGCTTGTTACTCATCTCACTCTTGGGATTGCCTTGCGTGGTGTTTTAGATGCGCTTCGGAAACCTCCAGATTCCAAA ATGTTTGTGTTTGGGACCAAGGCTTTGGAGAAGTTCGTGGATCGTTTGATTGAATGGCCACAGTATTGCAATCACATCTTACAAATATCGCATCTGCGTGGCACTCATGCTGAGCTTGTTGCTTTCATTGAACGAGCACTTGCCAGGATTTCGTCAGGGCATTTGGAATCAGATGGAATTAACAATGCTTCTGCTGCTCATCACCATGGCTTGTCTCAGGCTGCCTCAGTAAATGGAGAG TCAAATAGCATTAACATTCAACAGGCTGGGCAGCAGCTTTCCTCTACACTCCATCTTCAACAGAGACATGAAAGTTCTCTTGATGACCGTTTGAAAGCATCTGCTGCTCCATTTAATGAGACTAAACAATTTGCATCTGTGGCTCCATTTAATGAGAGTAAACAATTTCTATCTTCCAGTGTGCAATCTTCAGTTGCCCCTTCAAGTGATGTTTCTAGCATTCAGAAG GGTACAGTTACTTCTTCGGCTTTGTTGTCTTCTCCTGGTTTTGTACGTCCTTCCCGAGTTACCTCCACCA GGTTTGGCTCTGCATTGAACATCGAAACACTTATGGCTGCTGCTGAGAGAAGAGAAACACCAATAGAG GCTCCAGGATCAGAGATTCATGACAAAGTATCATTCATGATTAATAATATTTCAGTTGCAAATGTTGAagctaaagcaaaagaattTACTGAATTACTAAAGGAGCAGTACTATCCCTGGTTTGCACAGTACATGGTCATGAAAAG AGCAAGCATTGAGCCCAATTTTCATGATTTGTACTTGAAGTTCCTTGATAAAGTTAATTCAAAGGCTTTAAATAAGGAGATTGTCCAAGCCTCGTATGAAAACTGCAAG GTTCTTTTGGGATCAGAGCTTATAAAATCTAGTTCAGAAGAGCGTTCATTGCTTAAAAATTTGGGAAGCTGGCTTGGGAAATTAACTATTGGAAGGAACCAAGTTCTGAGGGCACGTGAGATAGATCCCAAGTCTTTGATCATGGAG GCATATGAGAAGGGATTGATGATTGCAGTTATACCATTTACATCCAAG GTTCTAGAGCCTTGCCAAAACAGTCTAGCATACCAACCCCCTAATCCTTGGACTATGGGCATTCTTGGATTGCTGGCTGAGATCTACTCAATGCCGAACTTGAAAATGAACCTCAAATTTGACATAGAG GTCTTGTTCAAGAACCTTGGTGTTGATATGAAGGACATAGCACCAACTTCTCTTCTTAAGGACCGGAAAAGGGAAATCGAAGGGAATCCTGATTTTTCCAATAAAGATGTAGGAGCATCCCAACCACAGATGCTTCCAGAAGTTAAATCTGGAATTATATCTCCCCTAAATCATGTTGAGCTACCACTTGAGGTTGCAGGCCCACCTAATTCTGGCGTTCATACTCATATGCTATCTCAG TACACCTCTCCTGTCCATCTTTCTTCTGGTACATTGATGGAGGATGAAAAACTAGCTGCATTAGGCTTGTCTGATCAGCTCCCTTCTGCACAAGGActattccaagctactccatcCCAGTCAACCTTTCCGGCTAGTCAG CTTCCCACAGCAATACCTAACATTGGAACTCATGTTATTATCAATCAGAAGTTAAATTCTTGGGGCTTAAATGTGCATTTTCAAAG ACTGGTTCCTGCTGTAATGGACAGAGCCATCAAAGATATTGTGTCTGGTATTGTTCAGAGAAGTGTTTCTATTGCAACACAGACAACAAAAGAGCTTGTTTTGAAG GATTATGCCATGGAATCCGATGAAACACGAATATATAATGCAGCGCACTTAATGGTTGCCAGTTTGGCTGGAAGCTTAGCTCATGTCACATGCAAG GAGCCATTACGTAGTTCAATATCAAGTCAGCTAAGGAATTCAGTTCAGGGTTTCTCCTTAACAAGTGAAATTCTGGAGCATGCTGTGCAACTTGTTACTAATGATAACCTTGATCTTGGGTGTGCAGTGATTGAACAAGCTGCTACTGATAAG GCCATACAAACCATTGACACGGAAATAGCTCAACAACTTCAAAGAAGGAAGCATAGAGATGGTGTTGGTCCAGCATTTTTTGATGCAAACATGTACACCCAAAGTTCTATGGGTGTTGTACCTGAGGCCCTTCGCCCGAAGCCTGGTCACTTGACTGTCTCTCAACAGCGAGTTTATGAG GATTTTGTTCGGCTTCCATGGCAAAACCAATCTAGCCAGAGCTCAAATGTCATTCCTACGGGTTCTGCTTCTTCTGGTGCTACTGGTCCTGCTAGTGCATACGGTTCAGTTTCATTGGATGTGGCTTCAGAAGCTATTGAATCTAATTCAGCTGCACTTCTTAG TGCGACGGCTGATGGTGTTATCCAACAAAGTTTTGAAAACAATTCCACCAGTGCTTCAATTTCAGCTACCACTTCCTCTGAACTTATTTCAGTGGAATCCTCAGATGTTGTAAAG GAAGCGGGAGTTTCTTCTcaaccatcatcttcttcagtTGCTTCTGAGCGTGTTGGGAGTAGCATTGCAGATGCTTCATTGAACACTAGGGATGCGTTGGACAAGTACCAGATTATTGCGCAGAAG TTGGAGACTTTGGTGACTAGTGATTCTAGAGAAGCTGAAATCCAG GGGTTAGTTGCAGAGGTTCCTGAAATCATAAGTAGATGTGTCAGTCGAGATGAGGCTGCCTTGGCTGTAGCACAAAAG GTTTTCAAGGGTTTATATGAGAATGCATCAAACAGTTTTCACGTTAATGCCTGCCTTGCTATTCTGGCTGCTATTCGTGATGTGTGCAAGCTTGTGGTTAAAGAACTCACTAGCTGG GTGATTTACTCAGACGAGGAGCGAAAGTTCAATAAAGATATTACCCTTGGCCTTATGCGTAGTGAATTGCTCAACCTTGCAGAGTACAATGTTCATATGGCGAAACTCATTGATGGGGGAAGGAATA AGGCTGCAACGGACTTCGCTGTTTCCCTCATCCAAGCTTTGATTGTTGAAGAATCCAGTGTCATCTCTGAACTCCACAATCTTGTCGATGCTCTGGCCAAG CTAGCCGCAAAACCTGGATCTTCCGAGTCATTACAACAGCTTATTGAGATTGCTAGGAATCCTGGTGTCAATGCAGCTACTCTAACTAGTCCAGCTCTTGGAAAGGAGGACAAGACAAGACAGTCTAGAGACAAA cCTTCCAATCAGTTGATAGCTAGCAGGGAAGATTATAGCAACACTGAACCTGTGGAACCGGATGGTTTTCATGAGCAG GTTTCCATTCTTTTTGCGGAATGGTATCGGATATGTGAACTTCCTGGTGCAAATGATGCAGCTTCTGCCCAGTACATCTTGCAGCTGCATCGAAATGGATTGCTGAAGGGGGACGAGATGACAGATCGCTTTTTTCGCGTACTCATG GAGCTCTCTGTTGCACACTGCTTGTCCTCTGAGGTGATCAATTCCAGTGTACTGCAATCACCTCATCAAATGCAGAATCTCTCCTTCCTTGTTATTGATATCTATGCAAAATTGGTCATTGCAATCCTAAAG GTGGAGCAGGGATCAAGTAAACTCTTTCCTTTGTCAAAG ATCTTGTCCATCACTGTGAAATTCATACAAAAGGATTCAGAGGACaagaaaaattcttttaatGCAAGACCATATTTCAGATTGTTTATAAGTTGGCTTCAAGATCTCCTTTCCCCAGAGCCTGTTGTCGATGGTGTAAACTTTCAG ATCTTGACAGCCTTTGCTGGTGCATTCCACAATCTGCAGCCCCTTAAAGTTCCTGGTTTCAG CTATGTATGGCTCTCATTGGTGAGTCATAGGAGTTTCATGCCAAGATTGCTCATAGGAAATGCACAGAAGGGCTGGCCCTATGTTCAGCGGTTGCTGGTAGACTTGTTTCAGTTCCTGGAGCCCTATTTGAGGAATGCTGAGCTGGCAGTGCCA GTTCACTTGCTATATAAAGGTACACTTAGGGTGCTTTTGGTGCTGCTACATGATTTCCCTGAGTTCCTTTGTGATTACCATTTCACTTTCTGTGATGTGATTCCTCCAAGCTGCATACAAATGCGTAATATTATTCTTAGTGCTTTCCCCCTCAATATGAGGCTTCCAGATCCATCGACTCCCAACTTAAAG ATTGATTTGCTTCCGGAAATTAGGGAACCTCCTCACATTCTCTCCGAGGTTGATGCAGCTCTTAAAGTAAAGCAGATGAAAGCTGATGTAGATGAGTATCTCAAG ACTAGGCAACAGGGTTCTTCATTCCTGACTGAATTGAAGCAGAGATTGCTCCTTTCACCTAGTGAAGCTGCATCTGCCGGAACCCGTTATAATGTACCGTTGATCAACTCCCTTGTCCTTTATGCTGGAATGCAG GCCATCCAGCAGCTGCAGGCAAGAACATCTCATGGACAATCGGCAGGAAATACTGTTCCTTTAGCTGTATTTTTGGTGGATGCTGCTTTAGATATCTACCAGATGCTTATACTGGACCTAGACACAGAAGGCCGATACCTCTTTCTAAATGCTGTTGCTAATCAACTGCGCTATCCAAATAACCACACACATTACTTCTCCTTTGTTTTGCTTTACTTATTTGCTGAATCAAACCAG GAAATTATCCAAGAGCAGATTACAAGAGTTCTTTTGGAACGTCTAATTGTTAATCGACCGCATCCGTGGGGCCTTCTGATTACTTTCATCGAGCTCATCAAG AACCCTAGATACAACTTTTGGAATCGATCATTCATAAGGTGCGCACCGGAGATAGAGAAACTATTTGAGTCAGTTGCTAGATCATGCGGGGGCTTGAAGCCCATGGATGACAGCATGGTCTCTGGTTGGGTTTCTGAGAGCGCACATTGA